TCGCCTAGTGCTTGAGCAAATAGGTGATCTCGAGCTTGACCCTGGAGAGTCCGAAGAGAGAAGACAGGAGTTGTCTGGCATTGTCTCTTCACAAGATGAGACGGAGACTCCTGTAGAACAGGAGCGAAAGCCGTCACTCCGCCTTCCCCCACCCCCTCTTCGGATTCCTAGCACCGCATGCTCTCCCGCAACACCTGCTCTCACTGACGCGACAACACCTTCATCCTTCCAGTCTCATCTCACAAACTCTCCCGCCAACACCAACGCTCTTTCCTCTCTACCTAACTCTGCCATCCTCCCCACCCACCTCGAGAACATATCTTCCTTCTCCACCGACAGTAGCTATTGTGAAAGCCATCCCAAGTCTGATGTAAGTGAATCATTTGGCCGTGGTGTCACCAGCACTGGTAGCAGCTTCACATACAACAGTCACACACGTGACTCGGAAATGAGTGGTGTCTCGCAGACCTCGACTCGGGCTACGTCACCTGATATTGGTGGTAGCTTACAGGGGAGCTTCACGGTTCACTCACTGAAGGAAAGTATGAGCTACTCGACCCTCGCGGAAGAAAACGAGGAGACCGAGGCCAACATCCTGGAAAGGACTTACGCACATGAACTCATCTACAAGGAAGGTTCAGTGATGGGCGGCAGTCTCCGTGCTCTTATTGAGAAGCTGACCGCTCACCAATCCACGCCCGATGCCATGTTTGTCTCAACGTTCTACCTCACCTTCCGTCTTTTTGCCACGCCTCTTGAGTTTGCAGAGGCCCTTGCCGAACGCTTCGAGTACATCGGTGACACACCCCACGCCGCTGGGCCTGTCCGCCTCCGTGTGTACAACATCTTTAAGGGCTGGCTCGAGTCCCACTGGCGCCATGATCGTGACAACATAGCCCTGGATTTCATTGTCAACTTCGCAAACACACGACTTGTGGTTGATCTGCCCACTGCTGGTAAGCGGTTGCTTGAATTGGCCAGCAAGGTGTCTGCAGTTGGTGGCCCACTTGTGCCTCGCTTAGTTTCCTCCATGGGCAAGACCAACACTTCCATTGCCCAATACATCCACCCTGATACCCCTCTACCTCCTGTAGTCCTTGGCAAAAAGGAACAGAGCTTGCTCAAGCAATGGAAGAACGGGGAAGGTTCAATAACTGTTCTTGACTTCGACCCACTTGAACTCGCCCGTCAGCTCACCATCAAGGAGTCCCGCATTTTCTGCTCGATTCTTCCCGAGGAACTATTGGACACAGAATGGACCAAAAAGACCGGCTCGTTGGCTGTGAATGTTCGCGCCATGTCAACTCTGTCGACTGATCTTGCCCACCTCGTTGCTGACTCTATTTTGTATCTCGAGGAGCCCAAGAAGCGTGCCGCAACTATCAAGCACTGGGTCAAGATTGCCAACAAATGTCTGGAGCTAAACAACTACGACACCCTCATGGCAATAATCTGCTCATTGAATTCCTCCATGATCTCTCGACTGAAGAAAACCTGGGACGTCGTATCACAGAAGACAAAGACTGCCCTCGAGCAGCTCCGTGGCATCGTGGATGTATCTCGCAACTACGCAGTACTTCGTCAGCGCCTTCAGAACCATGTTCCACCTTGCCTTCCGTTCGTCGGTACTTATCTGACAGACCTCACCTTTGTCGACCACGGCAACCAATCCCTCCGTACCCTCTACACCGATGACAGCGAAATGGCTGTCATCAACTTCGACAAGCACATGAAGACGGCTCGTATTATCAGCGAGCTCCAACGGTTCCAGATTCCCTACCGTTTAACGGAAGTTCCGGAGCTACAGGCCTGGATGCAAAACGAGCTCGTGCGCGTGCGCTCGAACGGCGAAACAACCGCGCAAACCTTCTACCGCCGCTCTCTGGTTCTCGAGCCCCGAGAGCTCTCCCGCAGTGGAAACACCTTTCAGTCCCAGTCCTCCCAGTCTGAGTCCGTTCCCTCCAGGCTCGACAATGCCAAGGACATGTTCGACTTCCTCTCATGGACGAACCAGTCCAAAACGAAATCCGTCACCACACACGGATAAAGCTCTCTCTTTTACACCGTCACCTATACCATTCTTCACCCCCTAATGACTAATGACCTCTTCTCATTCCCAATTTACTCTTTTTCAACTGACACCATCCTCACCATTCATTATTCTACTATGCATACTTGCATCATCTGTCTCCaacccccttttttttgctatctgtgAATATCCCATCATTATTCTTCCACCTATTTACCTGTTGTTATTCTTGGGCGGTActtgtgtctttttttttgcagtTTCTCTTTCGAGAATGTATCATTTGAAAAGCGGTTATGTATGGAACGGGGCCAGGGACTACCCAAAAGGAGTTTACCAAAGGCCTTGCTCTGTTTATGTGATTtgttcaatttcttcttgtctGGTCTGTTCTTATTTCGGCTGGGAACGGGGAAACAAGGACAGGGGCACTGGAAAAAGGATTGTTACCGATCAACTGGGCGGTTCCTATACCCTCTagacaatttttttttttgcctcaCGGCTTCTGTACAGGAGCATCAATTAAAATCTGCGTGAAATGCAAAATCCTCTTTGATCTCAATTGTTTCTTCTCCAACCATCGTAATTGTCACTCTTTTGGGGCCTAAACCAGTGGGTTTTCTCGTGAGTGAAACACGCTTGAGGGAACTCTAGGTGACCGAATTAAGAACTTCCGATGCCTTTCTGGCTTGAAATTTCTGCCTGAATACTGATGTCTGCATCTCCACAACAGCTTGAATCCTACCCTCCACTTGTTGTAAGACCAATGCCAACAAGTTAGCTAAAAGACCAACTTACCAGCGATAGCCCACCATTAACAGCTACTAACTGACCAGTAACCCAGCGTGAAGTATCCGAAACCAAAAGCGCAAGAACAGGAATCAAGTCAACCTTCAACGTCCCCAAACTTCTCCCCAAGACAAACTCGACCATCCATGCAAACATCATGGCCCACAACACTCTCCGCCTCAAGATTCTCACGATAGCCATCAATCATGGGTGTCCAAACAGCCGGTAGGACCGCATCAACACGAATCCCATACTTCCCCCACTCACGCGCCACAGCCCCTGTAACGCTCTGCACGGCACCCTTCGAAGCAGCGCAGTGAGCCAGAAGAGGCAGCGGCTCTGACGCAAAATCAGACCCGAAGTTCAGAATCGTGCCGCCCTGAATCTTGAGATAGGGGAAGACAGCCTGGTTCACGAAGATCGTTCCCTTGACATTGACATCTAGCATATAATCCAGCTCGCTGTCGGCGATGGTCTCGGCTGCATCTCGATGAATGTGACCCGCTGCGTGGACTAAACTGTCCAATCTACCAAGGAAGCGGACTGCGGCTTCCACGACGGCATTACACTCGGATCTGACTGTTACATCGAGGTGTTGATATTGGATTTTTGAGTTGGGGTTTTGGCCGGAGATTTCAGATGCCACGCTTTGGCCGATGGTGTCTTGTATGTCACATATCACCATGTGCACACCGTGCGCAGCAAGGACTTCGGCGGTTGCTTTGCCGATTCCGGAGGCGCATCCTGTGACCAGGACGCGTTTTCTGGTGACGGAAGGGGATTATATGGCAAGCTGTTTCCTCTACAGGGCAGTCGCCGTGGGGGGTTTTGGGATACGTTTGGGATAGGGACTATTGTGGATGATGGAGATGCTTCTTTCGGTTGTTGGTTTTGGATTGCTTCTATCTAGCGCCTTTTCCAGGCTCGATGTCACCTGTTCTGTGTGGATTAAGACGATGTTGATTCTGGCTGGGTTGTACACCCCGAGTCAAGTGCTGAGATTCGTAGAGTGAAATTTTCATCGGAGAGGCAACGACGAAGGAATACAGCCATTCTTGCTGGGAGCACAGAAGCCTTGTGTTTTGGGAATTCCAGGAACAAACGAGTCGAGTTACACACTGATGTGGATGTCAATTTTCACTCAGAGGCGAATATGAGTGGCATATAATGAAAGAGTTTAGGTTGAGATGTCTTCTCTAAAACAAATGTGGTCTAGGAACAAAATGCTTCGGGATTTACACATTTCTTCTATGAGTAGAAGGTTTGGTGCAAGGAAATGCTACACAACAACTAAGCCCAATACAATGATGAGATCGGTTTAAACTCTTGCTATCGTTGTGTTAGGGCTGAATTTTGTGCCACCTAATAGCTTCCCCTGTGGACCTAGATCCGGAGATGGACGTACAAGAATGAGAATTCCACTTTACCCATTGCCTTGTGGTATCATAAAATGATGAAAAGCATCAATGGCTGTTAATTCAAAATCATCATAATTTCTATATGTCGCTATTGATCCCAGCCTATTCGTTGTATTCTCAAAATACAGACTTTGTCCCACCGAAAACCCGAGCTGAGGGTACCCTAGGGGACTCAATTCTGTCAATGGCAGAAATTCGGGAGATTTAACATTCAGCTACATTTATAAGCCTAACTGGGAAGCCAGATCAAAGACACGGCAGCAAATAGATGAATAGCCTCGGTAGAGATATTTTCATCTGGGGAAttcagaaaaaaagagagacagCGTACAATCATGCATAAGAAAGGAACGACTACAATACCGCAACTTTGGAGCCGAGCCCATAGTTATCATTCGTTGTGGGATCCTTTTGCCAAACACCACCAGTTAAACAGGCAAAGGGGACAAGTGCACCACAAAAGAGGAGTGAATTCTTGACAAGTGACCTACTTAGAGAATGTTTCAGAGTTCTCAACCAATTTAATGTTCAATGGCTATAAAAATGTGGTCTTGCACTATTTAAGCCATTTTTTCCGCCTATGCTCTAGCTACAAACCCGAAGAGGCGGGCAACATCTTCAGAAAGGACGGCTCAAAAGAAATCTAAAAAAAGACCACCAACGCATCACAAGACCGCATAAGCGGCTTACGATTCTTGTATCGGATGCATGAAGTGCTCGGGTCTAGTGTTTGCTTGTGTTATCATTAGTTTCCTGTTTGTAGGATGCTATACTAGACTATACATCTCATGCATCTAGGTTTGTAGGGTGTTTAATAACTTGATCATCTTCGTATCGTACAATTAAAAGTTACTCTCCAAGGCTGCGTAAGCCCGTCGCAGTGTCATTCCAAATCTCCGTCTGTTATTTCTACTTTTCTTAGTGGCTGGCTGATCCTTGCATGAACTCTTCTGACAGCCTAGCAGAGTTGACTCTTTGGAGGATTTTCTTCAAAATCAACAACATAGACTCATGCAAAAGATAAATCTAAAGGACCTCAATCGGGAATTAAAAAGCGCCCCTTAATTGTACATTTCAACTGGCAGACCGTTGCCATTGGATTGAAGCATTTGAAAAATGCGACTGCCTATATTCTGTAAGCACCAAACTTATGCAAGCCCAGGACAATTTGAAATTTGTCAACGTTCTGTACGATCTATCTGGTTGATGCGTTTTAATGCAAGAATATGAAATCCATTTTCGAGCTGCATCTCGCTAAATGTGACCACATCACATCTAGACTTGACGTAAAACCTCACGACATTGTTCATTTCAATGACAGTTTGTTTATGTATTGAAAATATACGATGTATTCTGTATGTCAGTATGAGGTGGAGGGGAAATGTGACCTGTCACGACGTATGAAACCTGCGAAACCGGTTTGGGCACTCATGTCAGAGGCCAGTGTGGACGGCAGGGATTTCATGGAATTTGATTTTAGAGTCTGGACTTACATTGTAAGGAAGTTATGCCGAAGCAAGTGGAAATCGATGTCCCATCACCGAGATGTCTAGACGTCGAATGTAGGAGCCTTGAAACTAAGACAACTATATTACATAACGTGCTCTAAAAGCCTCCATAAAATCTAAGCCAACGCCGTCATTATCATCATAGGCGGATACTCTGGTATCGAAGTCTAGCGGCAATGAAACAGCAGTTTCAGAGAGGGGTCGTAAATCAAGTATGGGGACCATTGAAGGGCGGCCATGAGCGCATTGAAACGGGAAGACACAACGGGCCAGCCTGGAGACCAAGGCCTGGCACTCTTCAATATTCAGCGGATCATTGAACATGATAGCAGTTCGACAGGCGCGGGAGTTGAGAAGGTCTACAATGCCTTGAGGGCATCCATTCATCTGTTGAACCCATGAGCGCGAGGCGGATGATGTTGAGGCTCCTTTGTGTGCCACATCATCACTGCCTGACAGTTCGAGATCCTGGTCCGCATCTTCGGGTTGAAATGTTTTCTTCGAGTGGAACGGCTTTCTGCCATCTTCCTCATTTGACCAGATCTCACGCCTCATCAAGTCAATCAACACGTGAGGCTCGAGCCGACAGCGTTCGGCTATTAGGGCAGGAAGAGTATACACGGTGATCAAATCAGTAGAGTTGGTCTTGGCATGTGTCATGTACTCAATACCCCAGTCTGAGAAGAGACTCGTATATTTTTGAAAGAGAACACCTTCCGTCGATGAGATTTCGAATAACAAAGAACCGACTTGGACAGTTCGCACTCGACCACCCGACTCCAAATTTTCACCTTGGCCGGCAGGGAGGAACATCTCCCTAAGCAACAGTTCAATTCGACATCGCTCATCAGCCGCGTGCTGATCAATTAAGAGCAGAACATCGTTTGTTGTTCTATCCCAATTGAGAAAGACGGGAGCCGTCTGGACTTTAGCCAGGATGAACTTTTTGTCCACCTGTGCTATCACCTCGGCAGTCTCAAGCGCACAGCGTTGAAGTTTTCCTCGATATTTGGCGACCTGCGCTGTACCAAGCGGTCCAGCGCCCTTGAAGCAGTTGTGCGAAGAAGTAGCTGTATTCTGCTGACCCGCGGATGCCGCGCCTAGATTTGATATTGGCATTTCTGTACGACTAAAGGAAGGATTGTCCCATGCTCCCAGCAGGTTTTCTATCCAGAGATTTTGCATTGGATGCTTGGACGAGGCATCGAGACAATCTGTGGGAGAAAGCTGGGTAGCCAATGACTTCCGAGAATTCATCGTTTGGCCAGTTCGAGGGTTGATCATATAGGCCAACTTGGTGTGTGGATCGATCCAGGTCATCATCTTGTCTGATGGTGAGTTGCCAGTCAGATCCTCCGTTCTGGCCCTGCCCTCATCAGAGACACTCTTATTCGGGGGATTTGGAAGAATTGTGCGCATATGGCCATCACTTCGGCGGGTTGGCCTATGTTTAGGGAGAATCGGCAATGAACTCTCACCCCGCACTATGTCAGGAGCCACATTTGAACGCCGAGGCAGTCGATGAGTCGGAGAATTCGCTTTGAGATCCTTAGCAGTTTTTACCCTGGACCAGTTAGCGAGGCTTTGGCCAGAGTTCACAGACTGGGCTCTTGGGAATGACGGAATTTTCAGATAACCGCTAAACGCTTCTTCGGTGCTTGAAAGCGACCGACCTTGTTGAAGGGGCCCACGGAAACTGCTAGCTACATCGGAGAATTCCGAACGGATACTTTGGTTTTGCTCTGATGACCTAATCTGCTTTTTGCTGCTACGAGGGCGGAGATTGTGTTGCTTCAAAAATTCATGAACCATGGCCCCTAGCACATCAACTATACGTTGAACGGACTTGGCCGATTCTGGGAGATGCTCAGATCCATCATTATCCAATCGTACGATAGCGGTTGTGCCAATGCAGATGTAAAACATTGGCCACTTGTTGACTGACTTTGCCCAGCTTCGAGTGCTTGCGTTGCTTGGGGCATCAAGTTGATTCACTGAAGATGCAGGACGTGTAACAGAGTTTCTTCCAGACGGAGCTCCAGCATTACTGAAATCTGATAAACCAAATAGCCGGTTCACTTCATCGTACAGAACATTCGAGCAATTGCGCGATAGCATAGGCTCTTTCCCCAAAGAAATGAACTGAACTTTCCGAGTTGGACTGGGCTTGAGAGAGATTGCTCCATAAATTATGATGTCAGAGACTGATGCTGAAATTTCATGCCAATCATCGAAGCTTCGGGGTGTGATCAGCCCAGATTGTGTGAGAATTAGCCCGATACGTTTAAGATCAAACTCCCGAGCATGAGCGATGCATGCTTCGAATATAGATGTAATGCCAAGACGAATGGACAtccgcctttttttttccacatCGAGGACGACTAGTTTCGAAAATTGAGGATTGGCCAGAAGGAGAAACACCAAGGAGTTCCTCAAATGGTCCCACTCTCGTTCTAGCTCGTCCGGTCGCTGAAGAGTGAGAGCTCGATTCTTGACACGAACTGGCATGTTCCCAAAAAGGTCATTGACGGTCACAGAAGTGCCATGACTGGCAGAGCGAAGCACCTGATGTGGCGGTGCGGGGGTTAGCCGAGCCACGGGCGTCGAATGATGAAAAATGATTGAGTTTGTGCATTGATGACGAACATGACGAGAAGTCACAGTAAGCAGAGATAATGAGGCCAGAGATGCCAGGAATAATCCCCGATGGCCATACACGCCATTCAGCTTGAATTTGGATGTATCTGTTGCACACATTAGCCAGCACGCATTACAAGCTGAAGGTCGAGAGACATGCGGTGAGGCTTGCCCAGCCCTCCTGTAGCTTCAAACTCGACCGGAAGAATTCCATCGCCATCATCTTCAACTACACAACCACCACGTTTGAAATCAACGGTGATAAAGACGGTATGTGCATTGGCATCCAAAGAATTTTTGACTAGCTCCAAAATGACACCATTCAGATGCACAATGGATGTAGACGATTTAATCTTTGCAATCACCTCTGAAGGTAGCGCTCGTATTATTGACTGAGGAGGCATTGACGCAGTTGTTTGTATTCACCATGGCATTACGCCATtcaaagcaagaagaaagaccCCAAAAATGGATTTAAAGAACACGATTGTAAAACGCATCTCAATCATGATCATCGAACATTTTGCTGCTAGAGGCACCACAATATGTATCAATCAATGATTCACAAAAGAATAGAATGTCAAGGATGTTGACAGTACGTCAAATAGAAGTCAAGAGGCAACATGAAGGCAGGCACATGACGTGCACGGATAAACTGTCTCCCCGCCCGCTGCCCCGTCTGCCTCGGCGTGGCTCGATCTTCAGGGCACTTCTCCCTTGCCTACCTTTGACTTTTCACAAGGCAGAGAGGGTAGTGACTAGGCTGCCTTTTCAAGCTAGAATGGCTACTGCTGATGGTCCTGCTAGGGTGCATGGTAAGTACAGATTGTGACTTTGTTGGCCACCATGAACCTCTGCTAAGGGATTCACACAATACAGACCGGAATGTACGTCGCCGTCCATTTTCAAACTGGGTGAAACGCCTGGCGAACCTTAAGAGTTCCTCCGACTCTGCGACAAATCGATGGTCCAACAAGCGCTACACGGGcaccaagggcaagaagagcGATCAAGAAAACAACCCATACCCACTCTCTGGAACCATCAAGCGTGACACAGGGACTCGGACACCGACCGACTCATACATAGATGATCAATGCGGTGCAGACCATCGCTCCAAGAGCGATCCATCTTTATGCTCAGGCTATGAGAACCCGGCTCCCCTAACAAGCGCAAAATCAGCTGCGCCAACCATTTCAACCAACGGCGACGCCGCATTATCCGAAGCGGCATATTCCAAAGCAGGCACATTGGCAACTGGTACTGAAGGATTCAGCACGCATGGAGGAGGAGAGGGTAGCACCTTCTCGTCACCTGCACCTTCAATTCGATCGATGACCACTACCCTGACCACTGTTCACTCGGCGGCACCCTCGACCCAACTGTACAATGCGCAAAATAACCACAATGGGCATCATCACCATCATGGCAGCTCGATGCAGAGCTCCTCGAACCAGCAGATACAATTTTCCCACCAATTTCCTTCAACCTCACCCGCTACCGCAGTCCCATCGCACCTGGTGCCCCAGAGCCATGCGATGACGTACAGCGCCGCAACCGCAAATAATGCCTTGACGGATAACGCCTCTCTTCTAACTCTGGCAAGCTCATCTAAGCGCCGTCGCCGTAACTCCCTGGACACCAATGCATCTGTACGCGGATTGGCTCCATCTTCTGTCTTCGGCGGTAGTCGGGAGAGCCTGCCGCTGAGTGTTCTGAGTGGGAATGCCACGGAGGTATCCAACACCTCTGTTTTTAGTGCGTCTGGGGTACTGAGCCGACCAAGCATTGTTGGCCTTGCTAGTGCTGAGCGCATCAGTGTCTACTCGGCATCCGGAGTAATTCCGCTAGCCAGCACCGCTGCGGAGCGCGGCAGCTTGTACACCACCAAGCCAACCGCCGGCGGTGATACGACCAGCATTCGCAGCAGTGTCCACTCGCACAGTCGAAATGACAGCACTGCCCCCAGCATCGCCGGGGGCATTGGTAGTCAGTTAGCTCTGGCTGGTCGCATGAGCCGAAGAAGTTCGGGCTGGGGAGAAATTACCGGCGAGGAAGGCAATAATGGAAAGCAAGTTGAAAAAAATGAGGATGAAATGGCGACCAAGGATCAAAACGCCTGTCCCATTGAGCCGCTCAAAAATTGATTCCACATCCCATGTATCCGCACACCTTTGCCGGCCACAAAGGGTGAGGTGTGTTTGAATGAAGTTACGCATGGACAGGTCGGAAGATTGAGCGAATTAACAGCGATCCTTTACTACATAATGACTTGATGCAAGGTTACCTTTCAAGGACCTGGATATTTTTAATGGTTTGGTGGCGTTTTATGGGCTGGGACTTTGATACCCTATGCGGTATGGACGAATTCGTTTCTACTCAATCCATATTTGCATGCAACTTTCAATCTTTCGTGTATCCATTAGACCTTTCCTAGATTCGGTTTCGGGTGATTACTTTGGACATGTGCATATTCTCGTCGTATTTATCAGTGCCCATTCACCCCTGCCCGTCAAGGCCAATTGGCTTAAGGAAACTTGATTTCATCGGCGCCGGATGACTATGGGCATATCGGACTCACACGCGAAGCACGTATTTTGGTACGTCCATTCATGATTGGGGTCCATCAGTTGAATCTACATGGAGTTGATACTAAATAGGTTGAAAGCTAAGGAACCCCTATACCACTCACATCGAACGAGCTTTACACCGACACAATCAGCTTTTTGACCTCTTGTTACAGCGAGAGACTGGCCCATGCAAAGCGAGCCTCCGCGACCGAAAAACCCACGGTTTGTGACAAAGGGGTTAATTCCAGCATTAGTTTCTGCAGGGAAATATCGTCTATCAGGAAGCGTCAACCCCTGGAACGAGGCAGTCGAAGATGATGGCAAAATCAGGGTTGAGGCGCGAAGCTTCACGAAAGACGGCGTCCAGGCATGGCAAGTTGCGGATCACCTTCCTGGGAGCGGAGCATAGACCCCAGTTATGGCAAGTTCAGCTATCGCAGCAGGTTACTTAGATAGCTATGAAATGGCAGCACGCAtggtggctgagcttgtgTCGCCTCCGGCAAGAATTCTCAGCACTAGCCAGTTGACGGTCTGGTTGCCTGCGGAAACCTATCCATTCGTCTGCTGGGAAAATCTCCTCTACATGTTTACCATGGACGGATCCTAGCCCCAGTTTGTCTACAAACTTGGTAATTGACTGATCGAAAAGCTCGTATTCCAGAAACTTGATCATGGTCCACAAGCCCCGAACAGGTCGAATGTTCTGGTGTAGACCATGTCGAAAGGTCCTTGGTATTTGTTTTGATGCGCTTTTATGTGTGAGCACACAAGGACAAGCTCGGTGTGGCCTTTGCAATGCGTTTTGGAAATTTGCAAGTCCCTGAGCAGAAACACTTGCAACCTTTAAACGGTCGATCACACTTACTGACTAATAAAAAGGTGTTCCCCAGCACAACATCGGACAGTTATAACATGATCCTGTATCCATGCCTGTCTCTCAACCGCAAGGTTCTTGACAATACTCAGCACGAAACGCAGAAGGGCGTTGTATACACGGCTGTTGACGACTTGGAAAATCAAACTGCCATCTTAGACCCTATGCCCCAAAGAGCGCAGCTATCAACATGAAACCGAGGTTTCAGTGACATCCAATCATTCATGGCTTACAAAGGAGCTGGTCGACGTAAAATGAATTGCCCCACGAAACGGCTAGCGGCCGACCTCATCAACAGCTATTAAGATACATAGGAATATTCTCAACACACAGTTCCATCCATGTTTCATGAACATCTACCTCAGTTTTTCATCACGTCAAACCCTCACGACCTTCCGGCAAAAGTTGGCGCTTGCACTGCATCAATCAATTTAGCATGAATACTACGGCAAGTAGTATTTTACATAAAAGTGATATTGAAGGGCATCTAGTAAGTTCCTTAAAGCCCCTAAGTGCAAATACTACAGTTCAAAACGAGAGAAAGAGGTGACACGCAAAGCTCGGTCAAGTATCGAAGAAACCATAATTCACAGACCAAGGGCTTTTTTCAGCAAGATCTTGAAGGTGGCTTCTTCCATAATTGCTGTGAAACTGCTCTATATTAGCACGCTGATTCAGAAGCcgagaaaaagcaaatctCCACCCCTGGCACTTGATATTAGGCCTCATGGCATTCTCCAGTGTTTTCAATATCTCTTGCGTCAATCGTGGAAAGTTCTCATGGTCTCTTATCCAATTCTATGCTTGAATGGGCGTAATGTACCATCCAAGTCAAGCCTGTCTGCCATCTCAAACAGTTTTAAAAAGACATCCACCGAAGCCTTCCATCAAGAGTCGCCGTCGAGGGTTGGGGGCGCAAATTATAGCAGTGTGCTTTGCATTGACATGGCACGACCCAAGGAATGTGCACTTGAGATGTACGACGGGCATGGCCGCTCCAGTCTCCAAGTTTGTGAGCACAATCAGGATTGTTGACGGAAGGTTTGGATACGTACGACAGGACAAATTCGACTCCTGTTTGGAACCATTCGTGCTCGGAAAACTCGACCAGGTCCTTTTGCATGTCATCTTGAGGATTTTCGGTCCCGTAAACTTTTCTCTTATTCATTTTGCCAGTACTGCCTGTTTGAGCTGTGATGAGTTGGATGGACGAGGGGCTTGATATAGATGGCTGGCCTTTTTGACCCATCTTGGATGCTGGATGGATGGCTTCTCTCATGCTTTGGTTATTTTCATGCGCGTTGCTGCAGTGGGAATCCTATTAACAGTCGGGGAAACTAGTAATAAAGGATTTCTAAAAAAGCATGGCCCCCAGGCACGGTAACTTTGGCCAAGTGGGACTTCGGGTTAAACAGTTCCTGTGGAAGGCTGGCTACTG
Above is a genomic segment from Penicillium digitatum chromosome 3, complete sequence containing:
- a CDS encoding ca2+-modulated nonselective cation channel polycystin protein is translated as MATADGPARVHDRNVRRRPFSNWVKRLANLKSSSDSATNRWSNKRYTGTKGKKSDQENNPYPLSGTIKRDTGTRTPTDSYIDDQCGADHRSKSDPSLCSGYENPAPLTSAKSAAPTISTNGDAALSEAAYSKAGTLATGTEGFSTHGGGEGSTFSSPAPSIRSMTTTLTTVHSAAPSTQLYNAQNNHNGHHHHHGSSMQSSSNQQIQFSHQFPSTSPATAVPSHLVPQSHAMTYSAATANNALTDNASLLTLASSSKRRRRNSLDTNASVRGLAPSSVFGGSRESLPLSVLSGNATEVSNTSVFSASGVLSRPSIVGLASAERISVYSASGVIPLASTAAERGSLYTTKPTAGGDTTSIRSSVHSHSRNDSTAPSIAGGIGSQLALAGRMSRRSSGWGEITGEEGNNGKQVEKNEDEMATKDQNACPIEPLKN